In Candidatus Bathyarchaeota archaeon, one DNA window encodes the following:
- a CDS encoding malate dehydrogenase, translating to MISIVGAGKVGSGAAFEILRYKISDVVFVDVNESLAKGEALDMMQAAPAIEFDGEVKGTGNFKDIEGSELVIITAGKGRTPGMSRSDLLIGNAKIIKSVTKEIVRYAPDCKLMVVTNPVDIMTYIAYKESGFPRTRVFGMGNILDTHRFRTYLAAECGVSREDTRALVIGEHGDSMVPLIDYASISGIPISHFLTEAQITRVVEATISSGAEVISLKGATTFAPAAVIAIMADAILTGRNRVMSVSTVLEGEYGQSGLSIGVPVIVGSGGIEKILELKLSEDAKACFENSVSKIRESLALLQMASKIERAVVV from the coding sequence ATGATTTCTATTGTCGGTGCAGGTAAAGTGGGCAGTGGTGCAGCCTTTGAAATTCTCCGTTATAAAATCAGCGATGTTGTTTTTGTTGATGTTAATGAGAGTTTGGCTAAAGGTGAAGCGTTGGATATGATGCAGGCTGCTCCTGCGATTGAGTTTGACGGTGAAGTCAAGGGAACAGGTAACTTCAAAGACATCGAAGGTTCCGAACTTGTGATTATAACAGCGGGCAAAGGCAGAACACCTGGAATGAGCCGTTCGGATTTGCTCATTGGTAATGCTAAAATTATCAAAAGCGTCACCAAAGAGATTGTCAGATACGCACCAGACTGCAAACTGATGGTGGTCACTAACCCCGTAGACATCATGACTTACATCGCCTACAAAGAATCAGGGTTCCCTCGAACACGCGTATTTGGCATGGGCAATATTTTGGACACACACCGATTTCGAACGTATTTGGCGGCAGAATGTGGGGTTTCAAGGGAGGACACACGAGCGCTGGTTATTGGGGAGCATGGAGACTCAATGGTGCCGCTGATTGATTATGCATCGATTTCAGGGATTCCCATAAGTCATTTCTTAACAGAAGCACAGATTACCCGTGTTGTTGAAGCCACAATTTCTTCGGGTGCAGAGGTAATTTCTCTTAAGGGCGCCACAACCTTTGCGCCTGCAGCAGTGATTGCGATTATGGCCGATGCTATTTTAACTGGCAGAAACCGAGTTATGAGTGTGTCCACGGTTCTTGAGGGCGAGTATGGACAGAGTGGCTTGTCTATTGGTGTACCTGTGATTGTGGGTAGCGGAGGGATTGAGAAAATTTTGGAGCTTAAGCTGTCTGAGGATGCAAAAGCATGTTTTGAGAATTCAGTTAGTAAAATAAGGGAGTCATTGGCTTTACTGCAGATGGCATCTAAGATTGAAAGAGCCGTTGTTGTTTAG
- a CDS encoding ribonuclease HI family protein has product MQLNIYSDGGARGNPGLAAAAYVVLVEGQVIKSDSRFLGVKTNNQAEYEALISALQYALTLNPEAITCHLDSELVVRQLNGQYRVKNAVLQVYWQKARELLLQFKQFYIVSVPRENVWISRADALVNKTLDEQQSKLRSF; this is encoded by the coding sequence ATGCAACTAAATATTTACTCAGATGGTGGCGCAAGAGGAAACCCTGGTCTAGCAGCGGCAGCCTACGTAGTTTTAGTGGAGGGGCAAGTGATAAAATCTGATTCCCGATTCTTAGGTGTTAAAACCAATAATCAAGCCGAGTACGAAGCCTTAATCTCTGCGTTACAATACGCATTAACACTCAACCCAGAAGCCATAACCTGTCATTTAGACAGTGAACTTGTCGTAAGACAATTAAATGGGCAGTATCGTGTGAAAAATGCTGTGTTGCAGGTGTATTGGCAGAAGGCACGTGAGTTGCTTTTACAGTTTAAGCAGTTTTACATTGTAAGTGTTCCTAGGGAAAACGTTTGGATTTCCAGAGCCGATGCTTTGGTGAACAAGACTTTGGATGAGCAGCAAAGTAAACTGCGCAGTTTCTAA
- a CDS encoding winged helix-turn-helix domain-containing protein: MPNGFLDNKLNSAHTPLILFKQKEVNSKASRRGKLDIVAEILQFCSEQKTKTSVMYNTNLNYAQLKKQLDILVTQGLLIKNSNKFCTTQKGQRFIILFNELNALIEQE, from the coding sequence TTGCCCAACGGATTTTTAGATAATAAACTAAATTCTGCGCATACACCTCTTATTCTTTTTAAACAAAAAGAGGTCAATAGCAAAGCCTCCCGAAGAGGAAAACTCGATATCGTAGCAGAAATACTGCAGTTTTGTAGTGAACAAAAAACCAAAACAAGCGTTATGTACAATACAAACCTAAACTATGCCCAACTCAAAAAGCAACTGGACATACTGGTAACTCAAGGACTGCTTATCAAAAACTCTAACAAGTTCTGCACAACCCAGAAAGGGCAACGCTTCATAATCCTTTTTAATGAACTCAATGCCCTAATTGAACAAGAATAA
- a CDS encoding pyridoxamine 5'-phosphate oxidase family protein, producing MKKLSKSDAAFIQKLPVGRLATATEDCEPIVRPVWPVFDGIYFYIAFEPDSPTLEQLEVNPQVSLVIDDYDRDNWSTAKGICVQGEAEIIWSGKEYQYAHSLLKEKYPAYQTESGSWKEGEVPIIKITTTSYERWQEGKWK from the coding sequence ATGAAAAAACTGTCAAAATCCGATGCTGCGTTTATACAAAAACTGCCAGTAGGTCGACTTGCAACTGCAACAGAAGATTGTGAACCAATCGTTAGACCGGTATGGCCAGTTTTTGATGGCATTTACTTTTACATCGCCTTTGAACCAGATTCACCAACACTTGAACAACTTGAAGTCAATCCTCAAGTTTCGCTGGTAATTGATGATTATGATAGGGACAACTGGTCAACAGCTAAAGGAATTTGCGTTCAAGGAGAAGCAGAAATCATCTGGAGCGGAAAAGAGTACCAGTACGCCCATTCTCTTCTCAAAGAAAAATATCCTGCATACCAAACTGAATCAGGCAGTTGGAAAGAAGGCGAAGTTCCCATAATCAAAATAACAACTACAAGCTATGAACGATGGCAAGAGGGCAAATGGAAATAA
- a CDS encoding DUF1801 domain-containing protein, protein MNKAVTTIDEYIASFPENIQDKLQQLRQAINEAAPDAQETISYQMPAFKQDGLLVWFAAFKGHIGFYPKASAIEAFKDKLAGFKTSKGTIKFDMYEPLPLDLVKEIVRFRLEENKTKSSFRNTKK, encoded by the coding sequence ATGAACAAAGCTGTCACAACTATTGATGAATACATCGCAAGTTTTCCTGAAAACATTCAAGATAAACTGCAACAGTTACGGCAAGCCATCAATGAAGCCGCGCCGGATGCACAGGAAACCATCAGCTATCAAATGCCCGCGTTCAAGCAGGATGGGCTTCTGGTTTGGTTTGCCGCTTTTAAAGGGCACATAGGGTTTTATCCTAAAGCATCCGCGATTGAAGCGTTCAAGGACAAGCTTGCAGGGTTCAAAACAAGCAAGGGCACGATTAAGTTTGACATGTATGAACCGCTTCCGCTGGATTTGGTTAAAGAGATTGTAAGGTTCAGGCTTGAAGAGAACAAAACAAAAAGTAGCTTTCGGAATACAAAAAAATGA
- a CDS encoding response regulator, producing MSSCDKKSLTDENKSLIVLHIDDDPTILAISKMILESDNRFQVETATSVQEAFKKLAQQPFQAIISDYEMPKKDGLQFLEELRKQKNEIAFVMFTGRGREEVAVKALNLGADRYINKNGDPETVYCELSYALTKIIERKKARKMLLDDANKIYSLNEKLRVVGGLTRHDVRNKLVALNAHVFMLKKRVNDNSDAAKHISGIELAVKQIVELLEFSRLYEKLGAEELKFVEVEKCINEASRLTDLKDIKLVNQCQGLTVMADSLLRQLFFNLIDNTIKHGKTSNQIQLRIELDEPTLELIYEDNGVGISDEMTKDLFAEKSQSHGLYLARRICEAYGWTISETGKQGQGAQFTINIPKALVKNCVCQKS from the coding sequence ATGAGTAGTTGTGATAAAAAAAGCTTGACAGATGAAAACAAGTCGCTCATAGTTCTACACATCGATGACGATCCCACGATTTTGGCTATATCAAAAATGATTCTTGAATCAGACAACAGATTCCAAGTCGAAACCGCCACCAGCGTCCAAGAAGCATTCAAAAAACTCGCCCAACAACCCTTCCAAGCAATAATTTCCGATTACGAAATGCCCAAAAAAGACGGGCTCCAATTTCTCGAAGAATTACGCAAACAAAAAAACGAAATCGCATTTGTCATGTTCACAGGTAGAGGACGCGAAGAAGTTGCAGTTAAAGCCTTAAACTTGGGTGCAGACCGTTACATCAACAAAAACGGTGACCCCGAAACCGTCTATTGCGAACTAAGTTACGCCTTAACTAAAATTATTGAGCGCAAAAAAGCTCGCAAAATGCTCCTTGATGATGCCAACAAAATTTACAGTTTAAACGAGAAGCTGCGAGTTGTCGGCGGATTAACTAGGCATGACGTCAGAAATAAGCTAGTGGCTTTGAATGCGCATGTTTTCATGTTAAAAAAGAGGGTGAACGATAACTCTGATGCAGCAAAACACATCAGTGGTATAGAGCTTGCTGTGAAACAAATCGTGGAGTTGCTAGAGTTTTCGCGGCTTTATGAAAAGTTGGGTGCTGAAGAACTAAAATTCGTTGAGGTTGAAAAATGCATAAATGAAGCAAGCAGACTCACAGACCTCAAAGACATCAAACTTGTCAATCAATGCCAAGGGCTCACTGTTATGGCCGATTCTTTGTTGCGGCAGCTTTTCTTTAACCTAATTGACAACACCATAAAGCATGGCAAAACCAGCAATCAAATACAACTACGCATAGAACTTGATGAACCCACTTTAGAGCTGATTTATGAGGATAACGGCGTGGGAATATCTGATGAAATGACGAAAGACTTATTTGCAGAAAAAAGCCAAAGCCACGGGCTTTATCTGGCGCGGCGTATTTGTGAAGCTTACGGTTGGACGATTTCTGAAACAGGAAAACAAGGTCAAGGCGCCCAATTCACCATAAACATTCCTAAGGCATTGGTAAAAAATTGTGTTTGCCAGAAGTCTTGA
- a CDS encoding cell wall biosynthesis glycosyltransferase, which translates to MNREDSALSLDARIFLHDIEKADILVGIPSFNNVLTASYVISQVTKGLETYFPNFRSAIFVSDGNSKDETLTSVKKVNLPSEVKLIPAIYIGTSGKGRAVRAIFEAASTLKVKSVALVDSDLRSITPEWMKLLISPTMTGTGLVTPYYNRRKYDGTITNFLCYPITASLFGKDIRQPIGGDFGFSIKLVEDILDSPMWELPDVNCFGIDIFETLTALSKGYEIKQAYLGVKMHDAKDPSSQLAPMFRQVINTMFTCIEQYESVWKSIKGFSSTEMVGETAKDMFTPEQIQVSLPATLETFKSNYDAYVPIYQKCLSQDLLNIFEKIRKGEIDNLVFPPDVWAKTVYSFIGQYHNPIVDKAKLIDALRILWIGRVAAFLKETGTESREQAEQRVQREAKVFREQKHYLLEHY; encoded by the coding sequence ATGAACCGAGAAGATTCTGCATTATCATTAGATGCACGCATTTTTTTGCACGATATAGAAAAAGCAGACATTTTGGTTGGAATCCCCTCATTTAACAACGTGCTGACAGCAAGTTATGTTATTTCACAGGTAACAAAAGGATTGGAAACTTATTTCCCTAATTTTAGGTCAGCAATTTTTGTTTCAGACGGCAACTCAAAAGACGAAACATTAACTTCAGTTAAAAAAGTAAACTTGCCATCTGAAGTAAAACTGATACCTGCAATATACATTGGAACATCTGGAAAAGGGAGAGCTGTCCGGGCAATTTTTGAAGCAGCCAGCACTCTTAAAGTAAAAAGTGTGGCATTAGTTGATTCAGACCTACGTAGCATAACGCCTGAATGGATGAAACTGTTGATTTCTCCAACAATGACGGGAACAGGATTAGTAACACCCTATTACAACCGCCGCAAATATGACGGCACCATAACCAACTTTTTATGCTATCCAATAACAGCGAGCCTTTTTGGCAAAGACATCAGACAACCCATAGGAGGAGACTTTGGTTTTTCAATCAAGCTTGTAGAAGACATCTTAGATTCACCTATGTGGGAGTTGCCTGATGTAAATTGCTTTGGCATTGATATTTTTGAAACATTAACGGCACTGTCAAAGGGATACGAAATTAAGCAGGCTTATTTAGGCGTTAAAATGCATGATGCTAAAGACCCATCCAGCCAGCTTGCCCCAATGTTTAGACAAGTCATTAACACCATGTTCACCTGCATAGAGCAGTATGAATCAGTTTGGAAAAGTATCAAGGGCTTTTCCTCAACAGAAATGGTCGGGGAAACAGCAAAAGACATGTTTACGCCTGAACAAATTCAGGTTTCTTTGCCAGCAACTCTTGAAACCTTCAAAAGCAACTATGACGCTTACGTGCCAATCTATCAAAAATGTCTCAGTCAAGATTTACTGAATATTTTTGAAAAGATAAGAAAAGGGGAAATTGACAACTTGGTCTTTCCGCCTGACGTTTGGGCAAAAACAGTCTACTCCTTCATTGGGCAGTACCATAACCCTATCGTTGACAAAGCTAAACTGATTGATGCATTGCGGATTCTTTGGATTGGCAGAGTTGCAGCGTTTTTGAAAGAAACAGGAACGGAATCCCGAGAACAAGCCGAGCAAAGAGTGCAGCGGGAAGCAAAGGTGTTCCGAGAACAAAAACATTACCTGCTAGAGCACTATTAA
- a CDS encoding plasma-membrane proton-efflux P-type ATPase — MTSEQPNISEPQTFPDYAKTGLSSREVAERINKYGSNEIPEKKISPFRKFIGYFWGPIPWMIEVAAVLSIVIQHYEDFVIILTLLIMNAIVGFWQEKKADNAIELLKKRLAPKARVLRDGKWREIPSKELVPGDIVRVRLGDIVPADVKLMKGDYLLADESALTGESLPVEKHVSDVAYSGGIVRQGEMDAVVVATGLSSYFGKTTKLVAEAKSTSHFQKAVVRIGNYLIILAAVMVSIVFVVALFRHADILQLLQFALVLVVASIPVALPAVLTVTMAIGAIALTKKEAIVSKLVSIEEMAGVDILCSDKTGTITENKLTVATAQVFDSFDFDDVLLYGALSSREEDKDPIDDAVIAKAKTIHAVADVLSQYKVVDFKPFDPVSKRTQAEITGPKNEHFLVSKGAPQVILALVKNKDELETRVNEAISRFARKGHRALGVIKQVNGEWQFVGLLAIYDPPREDSAETIKNAQKMGLNVKMVTGDHIAIAKQIAQEVNLGTNIVPASAFVDKQDSEAKGIITAADGFAQVFPEHKYRIVSLLQERGHIVGMTGDGVNDAPALRKADAGVAVAGATDAAKSAADVVLTKPGLSVIIDAIKESRKIFERMTNYSIYRIAETSRVLLFLSLSILVFDFYPLTAVMIVILALLNDLPIMTIAYDNVRVQEKPVRWNMRGILIVASLLGASGLVSSFGLFLIGLEVFHLSIETLQTLIFLKLAVAGHLTIYLARTGVHHFWQRPLPSRILFGTTEVTQIIGTLVAVYGVFMAPIGWGLAGFIWGYALLSFLIFDQLKIHFFRLMKHEEAR; from the coding sequence GTGACATCAGAACAACCTAACATTTCAGAACCGCAAACGTTTCCTGATTATGCTAAAACTGGATTATCATCACGAGAAGTAGCTGAAAGAATAAACAAGTACGGCTCAAACGAGATACCTGAAAAGAAAATCAGTCCTTTCCGCAAGTTTATAGGCTATTTTTGGGGACCAATCCCTTGGATGATAGAGGTTGCAGCAGTACTATCCATAGTTATCCAGCATTACGAAGACTTCGTCATCATACTTACCCTACTGATCATGAATGCCATTGTGGGGTTCTGGCAGGAGAAAAAAGCCGACAACGCCATCGAACTGCTCAAAAAACGACTTGCCCCAAAAGCGCGTGTTCTAAGAGATGGAAAATGGCGGGAAATTCCCTCAAAAGAACTTGTTCCTGGAGATATTGTGCGTGTACGCTTAGGCGATATTGTTCCCGCAGATGTTAAACTAATGAAAGGGGATTACCTGCTCGCTGATGAATCCGCCTTGACGGGTGAATCATTGCCCGTGGAGAAGCATGTTTCTGATGTTGCATATTCAGGTGGCATTGTTAGGCAGGGTGAGATGGATGCAGTTGTTGTTGCAACTGGTCTTAGTAGTTACTTTGGAAAAACAACTAAGCTTGTTGCTGAAGCAAAAAGTACGAGTCATTTTCAAAAAGCAGTTGTGCGAATTGGGAATTACCTGATTATTCTCGCGGCAGTAATGGTTTCCATAGTTTTCGTGGTTGCACTGTTTAGGCACGCGGACATATTGCAGCTTTTGCAGTTTGCACTGGTTTTGGTTGTTGCCTCAATACCTGTTGCTTTACCCGCGGTTTTAACTGTGACTATGGCGATTGGAGCAATCGCACTTACTAAAAAGGAAGCAATCGTGAGCAAACTGGTATCTATTGAGGAAATGGCTGGCGTTGACATACTCTGCTCTGACAAAACAGGCACAATCACTGAAAACAAGCTTACTGTTGCTACAGCGCAGGTTTTTGATTCTTTTGATTTTGATGATGTATTGCTGTATGGTGCGCTTTCATCCCGAGAAGAAGATAAGGACCCTATTGATGATGCAGTTATAGCTAAAGCAAAAACAATTCATGCAGTTGCGGATGTTCTAAGCCAGTATAAAGTTGTTGATTTTAAGCCGTTTGATCCTGTTTCAAAAAGAACCCAAGCAGAGATTACTGGTCCTAAGAACGAGCATTTTCTGGTTTCTAAAGGTGCACCGCAGGTTATTCTTGCCCTTGTTAAAAACAAGGATGAACTAGAAACCAGAGTAAACGAAGCAATCAGCAGGTTTGCACGTAAAGGACATCGAGCTTTAGGCGTAATTAAGCAGGTTAATGGTGAGTGGCAGTTTGTTGGGCTTCTGGCAATTTATGACCCGCCACGAGAGGACTCCGCAGAAACCATAAAAAACGCCCAAAAAATGGGTCTAAACGTTAAAATGGTGACAGGCGACCACATAGCCATCGCTAAGCAGATAGCTCAAGAAGTTAATTTAGGCACAAACATTGTACCCGCTTCCGCTTTTGTCGACAAACAGGATAGTGAAGCAAAAGGCATAATCACTGCTGCGGACGGGTTTGCACAGGTTTTTCCCGAGCACAAGTACCGAATTGTATCTTTGCTTCAAGAAAGAGGGCATATTGTCGGTATGACTGGTGATGGCGTAAATGATGCACCTGCCCTTAGGAAAGCTGACGCAGGTGTCGCAGTTGCGGGTGCTACTGACGCAGCGAAATCTGCAGCTGACGTGGTGTTGACTAAGCCGGGTCTTTCTGTGATTATTGACGCGATAAAGGAAAGCCGCAAAATCTTTGAACGCATGACCAACTACTCGATTTACCGTATAGCGGAAACTTCTCGTGTACTGCTCTTTTTGTCGCTTTCCATTCTTGTTTTTGATTTCTATCCTTTGACTGCTGTCATGATTGTCATTTTAGCGTTACTCAACGATTTACCCATCATGACAATAGCTTATGATAACGTGAGGGTTCAAGAAAAACCTGTGCGCTGGAACATGCGCGGTATCTTAATTGTTGCTTCATTGCTTGGTGCGTCAGGTCTTGTTTCCAGCTTTGGGCTTTTTTTGATAGGTCTTGAAGTTTTCCATTTGTCTATTGAAACTTTACAGACACTGATTTTCCTAAAACTTGCAGTAGCCGGACACTTAACAATCTATTTGGCACGTACAGGCGTGCATCATTTCTGGCAGCGACCTTTGCCATCACGCATTCTTTTTGGAACAACTGAAGTAACCCAGATTATCGGCACGTTGGTTGCTGTGTATGGCGTATTTATGGCTCCTATTGGTTGGGGTCTTGCTGGGTTTATTTGGGGTTACGCTTTGTTGAGCTTTTTGATTTTTGACCAGTTGAAAATTCATTTTTTCAGATTAATGAAGCATGAAGAAGCAAGATAA